The genome window TATTATCAATGTAAGTATCCAAAGTATTTATAAGATTTGTACTTGCATATTGCTCGATTGTTGAAACTGATAATCTTGCTTGGCAGAATTTTAGAGCTTGTGATAAAAAGTCTCTATTTTTTGAGGCAATCACTCCGATTCTTGCTCCACATGCACTATAATGCTTTGAAATACTGTCAACTAAAATTACTCTGTCTTTAATTTCAGGAATCGACATAAATGACTGATAACTTTTTTCGATTTCTTCATCATAAATAAATTGTCTGTAGACTTCATCAGTAATAATATACAAATCATGTTTTATTGCAATATCTCTTATTAGATCCATTTCTTCTTTCCTAAATACAATTCCAGTCGGATTGCTCGGATTTGAAAACATTATAGCCTTTGTTTTTGGAGTAATTAATTTTTCAATTTCTTCTCTTTTTGGCAAGTGATAATGATTTTCAATTGAAGTTTCAATCGGAACTAATTTTGCATCAGCAATTCTCAAAAAACTATCATAATTTGTATAATATGGCTCAGGAACCAAAACTTCGTCTCCCGGATTACAAATTGTTTGTAATGTAATCTGAATTGCCTCACTTCCACCTTGAGTAATCAAGATATCCTCAGGTAAAATATCAATTCCTACTTTTGCATAAGATTTTGAAAATGATTCTCTCAATTCCATTATCCCAGCCGAATTCGTATATTTAACAATTTTTTCCTTATAATTATTAAGTCCTTCAAAAAATGTATCTGGTGTCTCTACATCAGGCTGTCCTATATGCAGCTGATATACCTTCACGCCAGATCTTATAGCTTCATCAATATATGGAACTAATTTTCTGATTGGTGAATAATGCATATTTATAACTCTGTTTGAAAATTTTTTCATTTTTAATGTTCCTTTCTTATGTAATTAGATTATTTATTATTATATCTCTCATTCAATGCTTTTAAAATTGCAAATGTTTCTAAATCAAGTTTTCCATCATAGTTTGAAGGTCTAAAATGATACTGAAAAACTTTTATTACATTTTTTGTCTGCTCATCCCATCTTCCAGTAGAGCTAATTGTATATCCAAATTTAGAAAATTCAGCCTGCACTGTCGATGCTGGCAAAGTATTCCAAGTATCTGCA of Leptotrichia hongkongensis contains these proteins:
- a CDS encoding pyridoxal phosphate-dependent aminotransferase, coding for MKKFSNRVINMHYSPIRKLVPYIDEAIRSGVKVYQLHIGQPDVETPDTFFEGLNNYKEKIVKYTNSAGIMELRESFSKSYAKVGIDILPEDILITQGGSEAIQITLQTICNPGDEVLVPEPYYTNYDSFLRIADAKLVPIETSIENHYHLPKREEIEKLITPKTKAIMFSNPSNPTGIVFRKEEMDLIRDIAIKHDLYIITDEVYRQFIYDEEIEKSYQSFMSIPEIKDRVILVDSISKHYSACGARIGVIASKNRDFLSQALKFCQARLSVSTIEQYASTNLINTLDTYIDNTKLEYKVRRDMIYNNIIKIPGVVTYKPSSALYLIAELPVDDIEKFAIWLLTEFRYENQTLSFAPGPGFYTTLGKGTKEARFSFCTHNLIEIENGMKVLKKALEEYNKGK